A part of Xenopus tropicalis strain Nigerian chromosome 4, UCB_Xtro_10.0, whole genome shotgun sequence genomic DNA contains:
- the slc35c1 gene encoding GDP-fucose transporter 1 isoform X2 — MNFKRSSILRMALMGAGEGDQEKVSRESFLVRAVKIALVVTLYWFISITMVFLNKYLLDSPSLKLDAPLFVTFYQCVVTVVLCKGLSLLTHVVPSHILEFPSLRFDLKVLRTVLPLSIVFIGMITFNNLCLKYLGVAFYTVGRCLSTVFNVLLSYIMLKQTTSMYALMSCGVILGGFWLGIDQEGAEGTLSWAGIFFGVLASLCVSLNAIYTKKVLPAVDGSIWRLTFYNNVNACFLFTPLLFIFGEVGTLFTFDKLFAFSFWGMMTLGGIFGFAIGYVTGLQIQFTSPLTHNISGTAKACAQTVLAVMYYHQIKSFLWWTSNLMVLGGSFSYTWVKGLEMKKSQGETNQSQSNGEKNSVGV, encoded by the exons AT GAACTTCAAGCGCTCCAGCATCCTCAGGATGGCTCTGATGGGGGCTGGAGAAGGGGACCAGGAGAAGGTTTCCCGGGAGTCCTTCCTGGTAAGGGCTGTGAAGATCGCATTGGTGGTAACGCTCTACTGGTTCATCTCCATCACCATGGTGTTCCTCAACAAGTACCTGTTGGACAGCCCGTCCCTGAAGCTCGATGCCCCGCTCTTTGTCACCTTCTACCAGTGCGTGGTCACGGTGGTTCTCTGCAAAGGTCTCAGCCTGCTCACCCACGTCGTTCCATCGCACATCCTGGAGTTCCCCTCTCTGCGCTTCGATCTCAAAGTCCTCCGGACGGTCCTGCCGCTTTCCATAGTTTTCATCGGCATGATCACCTTTAACAACCTGTGCCTCAAGTATCTCGGAGTGGCCTTCTATACGGTGGGCCGGTGCCTTAGTACTGTGTTTAATGTGCTGCTTTCCTACATCATGCTGAAGCAGACCACCTCCATGTACGCACTGATGTCCTGTGGAGTCATTTTAG GAGGCTTCTGGCTGGGGATAGACCAGGAGGGGGCAGAAGGCACACTCTCCTGGGCCGGAATCTTCTTTGGCGTCCTGGCCAGTCTGTGCGTGTCTCTGAACGCCATTTACACTAAAAAAGTCCTGCCAGCAGTGGACGGAAGCATCTGGCGCCTGACTTTCTACAATAACGTGAACGCTTGCTTCCTCTTCACCCCCCTGCTCTTCATTTTCGGTGAAGTCGGCACCCTGTTTACCTTTGACAAACTGTTCGCATTTTCCTTTTGGGGCATGATGACCCTGGGGGGGATCTTTGGCTTCGCAATAGGGTACGTGACGGGGCTGCAGATTCAGTTCACCAGCCCCCTGACCCACAACATCTCGGGGACAGCCAAAGCTTGCGCTCAGACAGTACTGGCTGTCATGTACTACCATCAGATCAAAAGCTTTTTGTGGTGGACCAGCAATTTAATGGTACTGGGCGGTTCCTTCTCCTACACGTGGGTGAAGGGGCTAGAGATGAAGAAATCCCAGGGAGAGACCAATCAGAGCCAGAGTAATGGGGAAAAGAACTCAGTCGGGGTGTGA
- the slc35c1 gene encoding GDP-fucose transporter 1 isoform X3, translating to MALMGAGEGDQEKVSRESFLVRAVKIALVVTLYWFISITMVFLNKYLLDSPSLKLDAPLFVTFYQCVVTVVLCKGLSLLTHVVPSHILEFPSLRFDLKVLRTVLPLSIVFIGMITFNNLCLKYLGVAFYTVGRCLSTVFNVLLSYIMLKQTTSMYALMSCGVILGGFWLGIDQEGAEGTLSWAGIFFGVLASLCVSLNAIYTKKVLPAVDGSIWRLTFYNNVNACFLFTPLLFIFGEVGTLFTFDKLFAFSFWGMMTLGGIFGFAIGYVTGLQIQFTSPLTHNISGTAKACAQTVLAVMYYHQIKSFLWWTSNLMVLGGSFSYTWVKGLEMKKSQGETNQSQSNGEKNSVGV from the exons ATGGCTCTGATGGGGGCTGGAGAAGGGGACCAGGAGAAGGTTTCCCGGGAGTCCTTCCTGGTAAGGGCTGTGAAGATCGCATTGGTGGTAACGCTCTACTGGTTCATCTCCATCACCATGGTGTTCCTCAACAAGTACCTGTTGGACAGCCCGTCCCTGAAGCTCGATGCCCCGCTCTTTGTCACCTTCTACCAGTGCGTGGTCACGGTGGTTCTCTGCAAAGGTCTCAGCCTGCTCACCCACGTCGTTCCATCGCACATCCTGGAGTTCCCCTCTCTGCGCTTCGATCTCAAAGTCCTCCGGACGGTCCTGCCGCTTTCCATAGTTTTCATCGGCATGATCACCTTTAACAACCTGTGCCTCAAGTATCTCGGAGTGGCCTTCTATACGGTGGGCCGGTGCCTTAGTACTGTGTTTAATGTGCTGCTTTCCTACATCATGCTGAAGCAGACCACCTCCATGTACGCACTGATGTCCTGTGGAGTCATTTTAG GAGGCTTCTGGCTGGGGATAGACCAGGAGGGGGCAGAAGGCACACTCTCCTGGGCCGGAATCTTCTTTGGCGTCCTGGCCAGTCTGTGCGTGTCTCTGAACGCCATTTACACTAAAAAAGTCCTGCCAGCAGTGGACGGAAGCATCTGGCGCCTGACTTTCTACAATAACGTGAACGCTTGCTTCCTCTTCACCCCCCTGCTCTTCATTTTCGGTGAAGTCGGCACCCTGTTTACCTTTGACAAACTGTTCGCATTTTCCTTTTGGGGCATGATGACCCTGGGGGGGATCTTTGGCTTCGCAATAGGGTACGTGACGGGGCTGCAGATTCAGTTCACCAGCCCCCTGACCCACAACATCTCGGGGACAGCCAAAGCTTGCGCTCAGACAGTACTGGCTGTCATGTACTACCATCAGATCAAAAGCTTTTTGTGGTGGACCAGCAATTTAATGGTACTGGGCGGTTCCTTCTCCTACACGTGGGTGAAGGGGCTAGAGATGAAGAAATCCCAGGGAGAGACCAATCAGAGCCAGAGTAATGGGGAAAAGAACTCAGTCGGGGTGTGA
- the slc35c1 gene encoding GDP-fucose transporter 1 isoform X1, whose translation MNRNFKRSSILRMALMGAGEGDQEKVSRESFLVRAVKIALVVTLYWFISITMVFLNKYLLDSPSLKLDAPLFVTFYQCVVTVVLCKGLSLLTHVVPSHILEFPSLRFDLKVLRTVLPLSIVFIGMITFNNLCLKYLGVAFYTVGRCLSTVFNVLLSYIMLKQTTSMYALMSCGVILGGFWLGIDQEGAEGTLSWAGIFFGVLASLCVSLNAIYTKKVLPAVDGSIWRLTFYNNVNACFLFTPLLFIFGEVGTLFTFDKLFAFSFWGMMTLGGIFGFAIGYVTGLQIQFTSPLTHNISGTAKACAQTVLAVMYYHQIKSFLWWTSNLMVLGGSFSYTWVKGLEMKKSQGETNQSQSNGEKNSVGV comes from the exons ATGAACAGGAACTTCAAGCGCTCCAGCATCCTCAGGATGGCTCTGATGGGGGCTGGAGAAGGGGACCAGGAGAAGGTTTCCCGGGAGTCCTTCCTGGTAAGGGCTGTGAAGATCGCATTGGTGGTAACGCTCTACTGGTTCATCTCCATCACCATGGTGTTCCTCAACAAGTACCTGTTGGACAGCCCGTCCCTGAAGCTCGATGCCCCGCTCTTTGTCACCTTCTACCAGTGCGTGGTCACGGTGGTTCTCTGCAAAGGTCTCAGCCTGCTCACCCACGTCGTTCCATCGCACATCCTGGAGTTCCCCTCTCTGCGCTTCGATCTCAAAGTCCTCCGGACGGTCCTGCCGCTTTCCATAGTTTTCATCGGCATGATCACCTTTAACAACCTGTGCCTCAAGTATCTCGGAGTGGCCTTCTATACGGTGGGCCGGTGCCTTAGTACTGTGTTTAATGTGCTGCTTTCCTACATCATGCTGAAGCAGACCACCTCCATGTACGCACTGATGTCCTGTGGAGTCATTTTAG GAGGCTTCTGGCTGGGGATAGACCAGGAGGGGGCAGAAGGCACACTCTCCTGGGCCGGAATCTTCTTTGGCGTCCTGGCCAGTCTGTGCGTGTCTCTGAACGCCATTTACACTAAAAAAGTCCTGCCAGCAGTGGACGGAAGCATCTGGCGCCTGACTTTCTACAATAACGTGAACGCTTGCTTCCTCTTCACCCCCCTGCTCTTCATTTTCGGTGAAGTCGGCACCCTGTTTACCTTTGACAAACTGTTCGCATTTTCCTTTTGGGGCATGATGACCCTGGGGGGGATCTTTGGCTTCGCAATAGGGTACGTGACGGGGCTGCAGATTCAGTTCACCAGCCCCCTGACCCACAACATCTCGGGGACAGCCAAAGCTTGCGCTCAGACAGTACTGGCTGTCATGTACTACCATCAGATCAAAAGCTTTTTGTGGTGGACCAGCAATTTAATGGTACTGGGCGGTTCCTTCTCCTACACGTGGGTGAAGGGGCTAGAGATGAAGAAATCCCAGGGAGAGACCAATCAGAGCCAGAGTAATGGGGAAAAGAACTCAGTCGGGGTGTGA